The Planctomycetia bacterium sequence ACCGCATGGCATCCGAGCCTCCAGGGTGCAATCGGAATTCCAATTCCGACCGCAAGTGTTTAACCTGAAGCAGACCGAATCGTCAACAGAGCCTAGGCCGCCTTTTGCCAGATAGTGCAAGGGCAGCACGGTCGCTTCGGCGGCTTCTTCGCTGCCGAGAATCAGGCGCTTACCCGCCAAGTCGTTGAGCGACTCGATGCCCGAATCCTCACGAACCAGCAGCACGGACCGCACCGCGCGATCCACATCCCGCATGACCAGGGTTTGGCTGGAGCAGTTCTGTTTGACATGAAACTGGGCGTGCGCCAGAGGCGTGTTCCAGGCGATCTCCACTTCCCCGCGGTCAAGTGCCGCAACGAGGGCGTCGTAGTTGGAATACAGCACAAAGTCGGAGGAAAAATCGTGGCGATTCAAGTATCGCTTCAGATCTTGAAACACCACCACGGTCCCCGGAGACGAAGCCACGGCGCCGATCCGCACCGCCGGCGATGCGGCATTTGCAGTTTGCCCGATCGATTTCTCGCTCACTGCGTGGAACACGCACAGTGCCAACAATCCGACGAGCATGATGCGGCGTTGCATGGGAAGGCCCTGCCGTGAAAAGGAACCGTGTGACGATTTCAGAGATTTTGACACTTCGCGCTGGCGACGTCCAGCCGCGCAGCGCAAGCTCAAGGCGTCGTCGTCGCCACAACAGCGCGCGGGCCCAATAGCCATGGCCAAGGTTGGGTAGATTACAATGGCCCCGGCTCCGTTTACTGGTATGACCGATTTTCCTGTAGTGCTGCACCTTGGGAGACTGCTGATGCGCCGCACATTGGTTGGCTGGTTGGGTTTGGGAACGTGCGGATTTCTGACCGCGAACGCGCTCGCGTTGGGCGTGACCGGATCCACGGGGAGCGGCCAGCCGTTTTCGAACCTGCAACCTGCGCAAGCGTTAAACCAACTCGTTTGGACCAGCGGCTTGTACCCGCCGCACGAGGGGCCAAGTATTGGCGAACGCTACCTGGGCGGGATGCGACTCTTCGCCGGCAGCTTCGCCCCGGGCGGGACGGCCTTCGCCGACGGGCAATTGCTGCCCATCAACCAGAACCAGGCGCTGTTCTCCTTGCTTGGAAATTACTATGGCGGCAACGGCCAAACCACTTTCGCACTACCGGACCTCCGGGGGCGCGCCGCGATGAACGCGGGGCAAGGTCCGGGGTTGAGCAACCGACCGCTGGGGCCATCGCCCGGCGCTTATGAAGTCAGCCTGATTGAAGACAACTTGCCAGCTCATCGCCATCTTTTGACGGGCGGGCAATTGACCGGGGCGACGGGCGCCGACGAACTCTTCTCGAATTTGCAGCCGTCCGTGGCGATGAGCTATATCGTCGCGATCGATGGAGCGTATCCCTCGCCGGATGAATCCGCGGCCGGAGAGCCGTTCCTGGGCGAAGTAGCGATGTTTGGCGGCAATTTTCCGCCGGCAGGCTGGGCGTTTGCCGACGGGCGACTGATGTCGGTCGATGCAGACGACTCCTTGTTCTCCATTCTTGGTACGACGTACGGCGGCGACGGTCTGTCCAGCTTCGCCTTACCGGACTTACGCGGTCGCGTGCCAGTCGGCGTCGGACAGGGACCCGGGCTCAGCGATCGACAACTCGGCGAGGCCTTCGGCGCCGAAGCGGTCACGTTGACCGAATCACAGCTTCCGGCGCACGTTCACTCATTGCCCGGTGGCGGCGACACCGAAAGCAGCGGCGGGAACCAACCCTTTGATAACCTGCAGCCGTCGCTGGGTTTGCACTATCTCATTGCGACGCAAGGCAACTTTCCTTCACCGCTCGACTCGCCCGACAATGAGACGTTTCTCGGTGAAGTCACGCTATTCGCCGGCAACTTCGCGCCGCGCGGCTGGGCGCTGGCGGAAGGCCAACTGCTCCCGATTTCGCAAAACCAGGCGTTGTTCTCCTTGCTCGGCACGAGCTACGGCGGCGACGGGCAAGTGACCTTCGCCCTGCCTGACTTGCGCGGACGAACTGCCCTGCACGCCGGGTCCGGGCCGTGGGAGTTGGGCGAGTTTGTCGGCGAAGAACAGCACGCGCTGACGCTGGACGAACTGCCGCCGCATCAACATCAACTGTTCACGCCCGGCGACACCGATCAAGACGGCGACGTCGATGTGACGGATTTGAACAATGTCCTCAACAACTTCGGCAACGCCGGCAATCCGGTGTTGGGCGACACGGCGCCATTTGACGGCATCGTCAGCGTGAGCGACTTGAATGCCGTGCGCAACAATTTCGGAACCATGCCAGACAGCCAGTTCGTCCCGGAGCCTGCGTCCTGCTTGCTCGCCTTGATCGCGATGCTGTGCGTGGCTTCGGGGACGTTTGTCAGCCGCTTCGTGGGCGGGCATGCTTCATAGATGGACCGGCGGCAGACGCTGAAGTCCGTGTTTGTCTCCAGACTGTCCTTCTTGTCCAATCGATGGCGGGCGTTGGTCTGGACGGCGGGGCGGGGTTTTGGCACACTCCGGCCGCCATGTTACTTCAACCTTGCCATGCCCAGTTTTCAGGTGGCCTACGGTCGGTAGCGCTTCTCTGCGCGGCGGCGGGTTGCATCGCGCTGTCCGGTTGCCGACAATCGCAGGTTCCCACGTTGCCTTTTCCGTTTGGCAGTAAAAAGCCGCACGAAGACGAACGGTATACGCAATTGCCCAGTTTAACACCTGGGGAAATGGCGAGTGCTCGACGGGAAAAGGGGGCGACGTTCGGGATGAGTGATCGGGCTCGAGAGATCGAGCAACGTCTCGGCATGGAGTGATCGGTAAGAAGCATGGCCGCCCCAGAAACGTTCGAATTGCTGTGCCAGCATGCGCGCGAAGCCGCGCTACTGGATTCCGTCGCTTATCTGCTGGAGTGGGACGAGCGCACGCTCATGCCCCACGCCGCCGGACCATATCGCGCCGAGCAGTTCACGCTGCTCTCGTCGCTCGCGCACCAGCGCCAGACCGATCCGCGCATCGGCGAGTGGCTCCAGGAACTCTCCGATAGCCCACTGGCGGCCGATCCCCATAGTGACACGGGCGCCACGATTCGCGAGCTGCGACGCAAGTATCACAAGAAGACCAAATTGCCGCAGGCGCTCGTCGAAGAACTCGCGCGCACGGCGATCCTCGGGCAGCAGGCGTGGGACGACGCACGGAAGAAGAACGACTTCGGCTCGTTCCGCCCGCTGCTCGAAAAAACGATCGAGCTCAAGAAACAGCAGACGGAATGCCTGGGCTACGAGGAATGCCGGTACGACGCGCTGCTCGACGATTACGAGCCGGCGGAGACGACGTCGAACGTGGCCCGCGTGCTGGCCGGCCTGCGCGAGGAATTGGTGCCGCTCGTGGCGGAGATCGCCGCCTCGAAGCGAGCGCCTAAGCATGAGTTGCTGACGCGGCGCTATCCTGAAGAACAGCAGCGGGTATTCGGCACCGAAATGGGGAAGCGCATCGGCTTCGATTTCAACCGCGGCCGGCTCGACGTCACGGTTCATCCGTTCTGCTCGACGATGGGCCCGCACGATTGCCGGATCACGACGCGATACCACGAGCATCAGTTCCCGAGCGCGTTCTTCGGCATCCTGCACGAAGCCGGACACGGCATTTACGAACAAGGCCTGCGCCCGGAGCAGTTCGGCTTGCCGCCTGGGGAAGCGATTTCACTCGGCATTCACGAGTCGCAATCGCGGATGTGGGAAAACCTGGTCGGCCGCAGCCGCGCGTTCTGGGAGCACAGCTATCCCGGCGCGCAGCAGGCCTTCCCTGAGGCGCTCGGCGGCGTGCCGTTGGACGACTTCTACTTCGCAATCAACGACGTCCGCCCCTCGCTGATTCGCGTCGAGGCGGACGAAGCGACGTACAATCTGCACATCCTGATCCGCTTCGAGTTGGAACAAGCGCTCATTAACGACGATTTGCCCGTCGCCGATCTGCCCGCCGCGTGGAACGAAAAATACCGCGGCTACCTGGGTATCGAGCCGCCCGACGACACGCAAGGCGTGCTGCAGGACATCCATTGGAGCGCCGGCCTGGTGGGCTACTTCGCCACGTATTCGCTCGGCAATCTCTATGCCGCGCAGTTTTTCCAGACCGCCCAACGGGAACTCGGCGATCTGCACGCCATGTTCCGCCGCGGAGAGTTCGCGCCGCTCCGCGAATGGCTGCGCACGAACATTCACGAACACGGCCGCCGCTACACGGCCGCACAACTCGTCCAGCGCATCACCGGTCGCCCGCTGGGGCACGCGGACCTGATGGCAGACCTGCGCGGCAAATTCGCCCCACTCTACGAGCTGTAGACCAATACATCTGAACCGCAGAGACGCGGAGAAGACAGGGATTGCGTAGGGCGGGCCGCGCTCAAGTTAGAGTGATCGTACTTTTGGAACTTTGGCCCCTTGGTAAATCGCCTTGATTCGAAAACGAAAGGCCCGCCGTTTCAGCCAGCGGCGGGCCTTACCACATGATTTACAGTTAATCGCTCGCTGGCGCGCCTTTTTGGCTTCACCAAGTTATTTGCGCGCACGGCCCGCCCTACGTCGTCTCTCCCCCCTCTGCGTCTCAGCGCCTCTGCGGTTCAAAATGAACCGACCTCTCGGCGACTTTTTTCCCCGCACACTAGCTTGCCCTTTCGGCGCGGAAGTATAATCCAGGTCACGGTCGCCCGGTTTCCGTCGGCGGCCGGCCTCCTGTTTGGATTCAAGAAGGTGCGATCATGCCGGTGCAGATGGAGTTATCGCGGATCATTATCAGCGAGATCAACGAGCAGCAGGTGATTTATCTGCGCGAGATCGAAGGGAGCCGCACGTTTCCGATCTTGATCGGCATCTTCGAAGCCACGAGCATCGACCGCAAGGTGAAGCGCATTCCCACCCAGCGGCCGCTGACGCACGATCTGGTGGTCAGCATCGTCGAACAGATGGGGGCCGAATTGCAGGACGTGGTGATCAGCGAACTGCGCGAACACACCTACTTCGCCAAACTCCGCATCCGCCATGAAGGGGAATTGATCGAAATCGACGCCCGGCCCTCCGACGCTATCGCCGTGGCAGTGACCTGCGACCCGCAGTTGCCGATTTATGTTTCGGAAGAAGTGCTGACGGACGTGCTGGGGGAGCCGTAGGGAAGCTCGGAAGTCGGAACGCGGAATTCGGAAGTGACTGGTCCGTATGCCAAGCCGCTGGGACGATGAAGACGACGCCGAGTACGACGAGTACGATGACGATATCGACACGGAGGACGACGAGGAGCCGATGGTTCCTTGTCCGTATTGCCGGCGGGAAATTCACGAAGAAGCCGAGCAATGTCCCTACTGCGAGCAGTACATCTCGGCCGTAGACTCCCCGCCGTCGAAGAAGCCTTGGTGGCTCCTCATCGGCGTCGTCGTGTGCTTGTACATAATCTACCGCTGGAGCGTGGGCTAAATCCTCGTTCTTTGGTTCCGGCGGAGGCGGTGGCAAAACCAGGCACTCGCGACGACTCCGGCCAACAACACGCCCGATGATGGTTCCGGGACGGTGTTCGTCACCTGCACATTGTCGACGGCCCACCACCAATCGTTTTCGGCGCGTTCGAGGCCGAAATCGAGTTGCAACGTCTGCGTTCCCGCCGGGGCGTTGATCGCCAAAGCGATATGTTCATTGGTGGAGTTTTCGTCCTTGAATCTGGGGCTGGTCGGGTCGGAACTCCAGCGCAGGATTTCGACCGGCGCCGCGCCATCGAACGAGGCCGTGATGACCGGCGACTGATCGTTGTAGGCCGGACCGTCGTCGCAGCACTCCGGTCGGAAGCTGGAATCGAATTGCAGAAATAGTTCACCTTCGAGAAAATCGGCAATGCTGAACGTGGGCGTCGCCATGTAGACGCTGTAGGTATTGTCGATGTTGGTGATGGGACGGTGCGGATCGTCGTCCCATTCATCGGGATCGGCGATGGCCACCACGCCGTGACCGCGGCTGAACTCCTTGCGGCGTTGATCGCCGGCCACCGTGGACCACCAGTCATTGTCAGCAAAACCCCAGCCGGCCCATTCGGTCACGCCGTCCAGATCGTCGCCTTGGTCGAAGCCCGGCACTTTCGAGTTGTCGGCGGTCCAACCAGCCGGCGGCACGTCCGTCCAAACACCGGTGTATACCGGCACAACCGGATCCGGCTGCTCATGTTCGTCGAGCGAGTCGCCGAGGGTCACGCTTTCGAAGTCCTCGTAGAAATAGTCGACTGCCCGAGCGCTATCGTTGCACATTGCCGCCCAGGTCGCAAATGTCAGGAGAATGAGGCATTGCTGAATGAGACGACGCATGTGCAAATCTCCAGTGCGGTAAATCGAAGTAGACGCCCAGGAAAGGCATGGGGAATCCCTGAACTCGGCGGCCGGTGCGCCCTGACTCTATCTACAGAGCGGCTGCGAGGCAAGAAAAAAGCGCGCTATAGAAAACTCTTCTTGATCGCACCCAGGCCGTGCGAATCGTCCGCTCACGCCCCGACAATTTTCGCCGAGCACTGTTTTTTCTCACAATGCTCATTTCTCGGCCGGCGCTTGTCTACGAAACGACTTGCGCGCAATACGGTCACCCGGTGGTGTGACAGGCTGTTGTCACTCACGGTGTCGCAGCAAGTTGCAATGCTTCTCGCGTCCATTATAAGCGGGGGCACTGGGCGCTCGCTTAACGACCGAATTCCGCGCCCCGTGCTGTAAGAAATAACTCGATGGCAACTGGCGCTGGAGGTTTGCGATGGCGCTCCGCGTGGAACGGGCAATGGTCTCCGCCGCACTGCCGGCGCGCTGGCAGATTGCGTTGCAGCGTTGGCGCGCGGGGATATCGCGCAGGCCTGACGTCGGGTGCCTGGATGGCGAAGTGGCCGTGATCGCGAAAGTGCGCGACGTGGAACGCTGGCACGCGTCGGCCGATCTGCGGCCGGGCGCGGTGCTCGGTAAGTCGCCCGACGGGAACGACTGGCTGATGACCGCGCGCGTCCCTTTGGCGCGGGTGGAAGCATTGCTGGCCGATCCGGGCGTATTGCAATTAGAGCCGGCGCAACCGCTGCGACCACTGCTCGACGAGGTCACCGTGGAACTCGGCGCGATGCCGGAACTGCTGCCGACGCGCGGCGCGGAGCGGCTCGGCGCCGGCGCCATCGTCGGCATCATCGACACGCCTTGCGATTGGCGACACGCTAATTTCGCCAGCAGTTCCGGGCGACCGCGCGTGGCTGCGTACTGGGATCAACAAGCTACGGCGCGCGCCGACCGCCGCGTACACTACGGCGCTGTTTGGGATCGCGGCGAATTATGGATGACGCGCGACGTCCCCGTGGACGATATGACTACGTTGAATTCGCACGGCACGCACATGCTCGACGTCGCCACGGGCAATGGTCGTGGCGGCAGCGCGGCCGGCGTAGCGCCACGAGCAGATATCGTCTACGTGGCGATGCCCCGCGCGGCGCGCCGCAATCGCTCGCGCGCCGCCGCAACCGTAGGGGATACGGTTCGTCTGCTGGAAGGTACGAAGTTCATCTTTGACCAGGCCGGCTCTGCGCCCTGTGCCGTAAACATCAGCCTGGGCACGAACGCTGGCCCGCACGACGGAACGACGCTCGTTGAGCAATCGCTCGACGCATTGTCGCTTGCCGCGCCGCGCCGCGCGATCCTCGTTGCGGCCGGCAACAACTATGCGGCGGATCAACATGCAGCGGGAACGGTGCGGCCGTCCTTGCCGTTTAATCTCGCGTGGCATGTCCCTTGCGGCGGACGCGTGCGGCATAGCCTGGAGGTCTGGTACCGCGCGGCGGACCGGTTCGACGTGGAACTGATCGCGCCGCGCGGCCGGGGCGCCTGCCGTGTCGCGCCAGGCGAGAACGCGTGTATCGTCGATGATCGTACGGGGAGGCTTCGCGCATTCGTTGCGCACGAAGCGTGCGCCGCGAACGGTGATCGCGCCGTCACGGTCTTTATCGAGCGCGGCGCGCCTGCCGGAGTGTGGACCGTGCGATTGCATCCTCGCCAAGTTCTCGACGGGCGGTTTCACGCTTGGATCGAACCCGGGGACGACGTGCGGCCGGTATTTATCAGTGCCATCGACCCGGGCAGCACGCTCAACAGTCTCGCCTGTGGGCGCGCGACGATCGCGGTCGGTGCTTATGATGCGCAGCGTCCTCATTTGCCGCTCGCCTGGTACGCGAGCGAGGGTCCAACCCGTGATGGCCGTCCCAAACCGGACGTGAGTGCGCCGGGGCATCGTGTTTGGGCGGCCAAAGCGGGGACCCGGGAAGCCTCGGTGGAATGCTCCGGCACCAGCCTGGCCGCGGCCGCTGCGACCGGCGTGGCAGCCCTGGTCCTGGCCGAGGCCGAGGCGGCTGGGGTCGCGCTTTCCGCCGACGCATTGACGCGTCTCCTGATCGAAACTTGTCGGAAACATCCGCCCAAAGACGGCTGGGACTCCCGCTATGGACACGGGCGAATCGACGCCGCGGCCGCGGTGGAACGCGTGCTCAGGCTTGGCGACCCGTCGGAAACTTCGCTCCGCGTCGCGAACTTGAACGGCTCGCAACGGTAACTCGACTGGGCAAGTTTCCGCGGGGGCCGTAATCTGACCCATATGTCACGGTTTGAAACGCGCGACCGCGCCCGCACCACGCAGAACGAAGGCCCGCAGGCGGCGTCCCAAGCCGTTCTGCAAACACAGGTCACTTGGCGTGAATGGCTCGGCCAGCGCACCTGGCCGTTGGCCATGCTGGCGGCGTTGGGGTCGTTTCTGGCGTTGCCGCCGGTCGGTTGGTGGCCGCTCGTTTTTTTGGCGCCAGCGCCGTGGCTCTGGCTGGCACGTGCGCCGAAGTTGCCCGGTTCGCATCCTTATCGCGCGCTGTGGTTGTCCGGCCTTGCTTTCTGGATGGGGACGCTTCACTGGCTGCGGCTCCCGCATCCGGCGACCAGCATCGGCTGGGTCGCGCTGGCGGCCTATTTGGCTTGCTACATTCCGGCGCTCGTGGCGCTCGTACGCGTCGCGGTACATCGTTATCGCGTGCCGCTCGCGCTTGCCGCGCCTGTGGTGTGGCTGGGGCTGGAGTTATTGCGCGGTCACCTGTTGACGGGCTTCACCATGGCCAGCCTCGGGCACGCGCCTTATCGCTGGCTGGAGTTCATTCAAATCGCCGACCTGTGCGGCGCGTATGGCGTCAGTGCGGCCGTGATGTTCTTCGCCGCGATCGTCGCGCGGATGGTTCCCTGCGACGGTGAACAACTGTCATGGAAG is a genomic window containing:
- a CDS encoding PhnD/SsuA/transferrin family substrate-binding protein: MQRRIMLVGLLALCVFHAVSEKSIGQTANAASPAVRIGAVASSPGTVVVFQDLKRYLNRHDFSSDFVLYSNYDALVAALDRGEVEIAWNTPLAHAQFHVKQNCSSQTLVMRDVDRAVRSVLLVREDSGIESLNDLAGKRLILGSEEAAEATVLPLHYLAKGGLGSVDDSVCFRLNTCGRNWNSDCTLEARMPCG
- a CDS encoding carboxypeptidase M32 — protein: MAAPETFELLCQHAREAALLDSVAYLLEWDERTLMPHAAGPYRAEQFTLLSSLAHQRQTDPRIGEWLQELSDSPLAADPHSDTGATIRELRRKYHKKTKLPQALVEELARTAILGQQAWDDARKKNDFGSFRPLLEKTIELKKQQTECLGYEECRYDALLDDYEPAETTSNVARVLAGLREELVPLVAEIAASKRAPKHELLTRRYPEEQQRVFGTEMGKRIGFDFNRGRLDVTVHPFCSTMGPHDCRITTRYHEHQFPSAFFGILHEAGHGIYEQGLRPEQFGLPPGEAISLGIHESQSRMWENLVGRSRAFWEHSYPGAQQAFPEALGGVPLDDFYFAINDVRPSLIRVEADEATYNLHILIRFELEQALINDDLPVADLPAAWNEKYRGYLGIEPPDDTQGVLQDIHWSAGLVGYFATYSLGNLYAAQFFQTAQRELGDLHAMFRRGEFAPLREWLRTNIHEHGRRYTAAQLVQRITGRPLGHADLMADLRGKFAPLYEL
- a CDS encoding bifunctional nuclease family protein, which translates into the protein MPVQMELSRIIISEINEQQVIYLREIEGSRTFPILIGIFEATSIDRKVKRIPTQRPLTHDLVVSIVEQMGAELQDVVISELREHTYFAKLRIRHEGELIEIDARPSDAIAVAVTCDPQLPIYVSEEVLTDVLGEP
- a CDS encoding S8 family serine peptidase, which translates into the protein MALRVERAMVSAALPARWQIALQRWRAGISRRPDVGCLDGEVAVIAKVRDVERWHASADLRPGAVLGKSPDGNDWLMTARVPLARVEALLADPGVLQLEPAQPLRPLLDEVTVELGAMPELLPTRGAERLGAGAIVGIIDTPCDWRHANFASSSGRPRVAAYWDQQATARADRRVHYGAVWDRGELWMTRDVPVDDMTTLNSHGTHMLDVATGNGRGGSAAGVAPRADIVYVAMPRAARRNRSRAAATVGDTVRLLEGTKFIFDQAGSAPCAVNISLGTNAGPHDGTTLVEQSLDALSLAAPRRAILVAAGNNYAADQHAAGTVRPSLPFNLAWHVPCGGRVRHSLEVWYRAADRFDVELIAPRGRGACRVAPGENACIVDDRTGRLRAFVAHEACAANGDRAVTVFIERGAPAGVWTVRLHPRQVLDGRFHAWIEPGDDVRPVFISAIDPGSTLNSLACGRATIAVGAYDAQRPHLPLAWYASEGPTRDGRPKPDVSAPGHRVWAAKAGTREASVECSGTSLAAAAATGVAALVLAEAEAAGVALSADALTRLLIETCRKHPPKDGWDSRYGHGRIDAAAAVERVLRLGDPSETSLRVANLNGSQR